The Malassezia restricta chromosome VI, complete sequence genome segment CTTTGACTTCCAGGCTTCCGACTCTGTCGTCTCCATCGCTCATCGGGCGGCGTACCGGCGCATCCTTGCTGCTGGTGTCAAGTGCGTGCACATCGGATCCGTGGATGATAATGTCGTGCCGCTGTACAGCGCACTGTtctcgtgcgccgcgcatccGTCGATTTTACGGGCCGTGTACGTGGACGGGATAGCCTTCCCACAAAAGGACTTTTTGATCATGCTCATTGCCCTATGTGTCCTGATTCGCAACTGTGGCTTCCACGACCACAACCTGCTCACGCTCTTGAGTGCGTCTGTGGCAGGACCCCTGTACACCGGCCAGGGCCACACGAACCTGTACTTGGAGCCGCGTGTATACGACATGGCCACCCAGTACCTTTTCGAGACGTACTCACCCAAATCGTCTGGCGCTTCCGAAGTGCCCTTGGTGGGCATGCCGTATGCCCCACAGCGCTGGAACTCGTACGAACTGCCGTGGAGTCTGCGTGGCCTGCTCGAAGACAGCGTCATCCGCCACTTTTTCATGAAAGATATCCGGATCATGATCAAAGACTATGCTGCGTGGACACCCACGAGCAAGAAGCTCAAGGActtgcagcgccgcctggcgcCCATGTCCACCGTCCGTGTGCCCACCGAGCCGTCGGACATGAAGGACGAGCCGTccgatgccgacgaagaCGACCCCTTTCTTCCTGCCATGGTCCTGCATCCCAGAGCCAAGCTGTAAACACGTAGCACTATACAACTACTTGGCCCTGCGCTTGCCCGACTTGGGCTTCGGCGCCGTCTCTGCCTCCTCTTTGTCGCCGTtgtcctcttcctcgtcattgtcctcttcctcctggtcgtcgtcgtcggcgcggtCGTCTGCCGAGAGAGTCCAGCGGACGCCGTCGCCTTCGCCCTCGCTCAGGCGGCAGTTCCAAATGGGAAGAGCCGCACTCTTGCCCGTCTTGAGCTCCACGTTCTGCACATTCGCCCATTTGCCTGGAATACGCGATACAATCGACGGCAAAGCCAATGCCACATTCTCCACGAGCTCAGCTGGTGTATGCCGATGCAGAAATCCCACCTTGACggtgctgcacgagccCTTGTTTTGCAAATAGTACGTGGACGCGATCGCCCGGTCAATCGTCTCGGCCAAGTGCTTCTTGTTGGTTAGATCGATAGGCACGGGGAACTTGCGGTCCTTGTAAAATACACTGCCACACAGCTTCGGCAGCATGGCTACAATGCGTTCGTCAGCGAGAAACAGGTCATGGTCTCGCAC includes the following:
- a CDS encoding ribosome biogenesis protein UTP30, encoding MPPTRAGTKRVAKEPAKKRTEGKEPAPKRSKAQNVAPTLISDRVDAAQVLKACKALAAYTERRRQGGGENELPIGPSVSKDTDHTVFLQITVKQLDTKRKVKPARIPLAHPLLDADASVCLLTKDPQREYKDLLMEKSITTVNRVVGVEKLKGKFRPFDARRQLVRDHDLFLADERIVAMLPKLCGSVFYKDRKFPVPIDLTNKKHLAETIDRAIASTYYLQNKGSCSTVKVGFLHRHTPAELVENVALALPSIVSRIPGKWANVQNVELKTGKSAALPIWNCRLSEGEGDGVRWTLSADDRADDDDQEEEDNDEEEDNGDKEEAETAPKPKSGKRRAK